One genomic region from Augochlora pura isolate Apur16 chromosome 7, APUR_v2.2.1, whole genome shotgun sequence encodes:
- the LOC144473904 gene encoding uncharacterized protein LOC144473904 isoform X2: MKTQKKAMVARKATKMPTIAKKRRSFLEKAVSDVRKEKKPKKLEPLDDAKRKVDSEKKKSEKAEEKKKIEDKKKIEDKRKEKFDKADDKKKCAKDQERKCDKVEEKKMEKAEEKVTDECTYDITEKKKVQKIEEKTKLEKQLIESKKKIEKTEEKKKSGKLEDESMEDQIKLSNVSEENNLHEDKVDAVCSVTKKKCKDDKKKDGKPVKSDFKENIKISVIKDKKSERKKLLEKGTISSKGSLTRTKKSSKTRSLQKKGISRKTVLTKKSHLSVVQKLVDKKIKINKLIKDEETSVSEEDETVKKAKKKSVNISKGKVMQEKKPKLRKHMKAKLPLKNSKISTALKKDDKLKTLVEKVVPKKKIDTKETEKPLNEQKKVVGKDDLNEEIKLKDIKSEVEESKDIDKNGKEELLSSKLSDIKKAVKSNSKLGKKMKKKVVKAQTESTNQTLSSSEDTSSEESIKQIKAGEDSPSDSVTSKQEQTDSEDITETNLKQETVNSDNLSGNALSSDSENESNDEAKKGKQKDIKKKERASSPSDEPVRRMRLFGFWSGPKRHRVASLNALAKVHCLYENETGGVYLGGFCKPKPEKEKQKKAKEEKEEPVRKEIEKKVESKGEENIPKRKLRNVPGLRGKHWDMIESSSSSSSSEDDCEQEKSVEYTKKKTIKRRKRNEEVMDLKDMVVRKRMASLNATAILAASYSDEKNRCSSSSSDSSSESEVEIIKKRKQNDSDIDKRKSRQNSDQDEVIKPSNKLVIVNQDTDVTITGVYVNQTRSTHHEGFCSIAGMQYRISSTSHTQTAATAVATELHEQQKLEQPCKSYTPLGALSSMQPPGSQGNHPNMSPRRHSAFSAPHQHGYYQPAGPLIQHPPTLPPIKGPPPEPTPTPPQNSEGSDDLVATSTTSGGTSSTGGGFYRAYCPQYYGTPPQYADLCYPSAYSHPHAHPPPYYKYAPTYRRQYYGYQESSGGGGPGSGATAGGPAVVDYQPPPPPPGEYPLPPYYGAYPPPPPPPPPPPNPAYLHSQGRPFLDHATFQSCPCPMQSCPKNVDTGPLIGNGKGAPVVSGTGLSLPPSALVGPPSPARGLAGLAPPHGANAWDTDRVQLNTHRNLNQNQPSAPPSHNLVGGHNRTQNSDCKDKNEKNSMEDKLQKCGCQKRACTSTCEVKMENLSPTEKLSVTTCPSNKFHTFKLENNNVKCESCSVEMGDNLTCVANCNVKCESDYKCDIMKCEQCMKEGQLAILEIDKDSGILLDDKLDADPDVKEELNDVVVIENENWKKPDYEPTVQETIEEPSDKEDIEKTEAEEQPKCQKVSKRKLSLDSLSDSRKKRKVSKRTLSVGSSQDLTNSDFSSRISIPILSLINQVDTNNDACISKKKQPKKDIQSQKRKLDRDSPCENLAKKSKTSKQSTSNNIPNCFKHTVSDNSIMETINNVIQKSLQMTQKKDRKNKNVGKPEKAKKEGNLLITVKKVVRKVDIVKNIASQKLSKVISKSGHSKSKTDTRIKLKAHDKSKGKGKSKSKVQETKAKDNSKKHESTTKSKLKTVNETIKKPALIKKKRKSTKKAYVKKATTKVEECVVGNENLLLTRKTFLKPKWSNGWSWEGDPFEAKVYLTNEESAIRRCYASMKHESGDVLRPRDCVLLKSGPRKADLPFVAKIAALWENPDDGEMMFSLLWYYRPEHTEQGRTQYDTEDEVFASRHRDANSVACIEDKCYILTFNEYCRYRKNLRRIEEGLESPGLIVPPGDQLYPRENRQPPIPVSSDMVLFCRRVYDYRGKKLVKNPG; encoded by the exons ATGAAGACACAGAAAAAGGCAATGGTTGCCCGGAAGGCAACCAAAATGCCGACAATTGCTAAAAAACGTCGCTCATTTTTAGAGAAAGCCGTATCCGATGtgaggaaagagaaaaagccTAAGAAGCTTGAGCCGTTGGACGATGCCAAAAGAAAAGTAGAtagcgaaaagaaaaaatcagaGAAGGCcgaggaaaagaagaagatcGAGGATAAGAAGAAGATTGAGGACAAACGAAAAGAGAAATTCGATAAGGCGGACGATAAGAAGAAGTGCGCTAAAGATCAAGAGAGGAAATGCGACAAAGTAGAGGAAAAGAAGATGGAGAAGGCAGAGGAAAAAGTCACCGATGAGTGTACTTACGATATaacggagaaaaagaaagtacAAAAGATAGAGGAGAAAACGAAACTTGAGAAGCAGTTAAtagaaagtaagaaaaaaatcgagaagacggaggagaagaagaagagcggTAAACTCGAGGATGAAAGTATGGAAgatcaaataaaactttcaaatGTTTCGGAAGAGAATAATTTACATGAGGATAAGGTAGATGCTGTTTGTTCCGTTACTAAGAAGAAATGCAAAGACGACAAGAAGAAGGATGGAAAGCCGGTCAAGTCAGacttcaaagaaaatataaagatttCTGTGATAAAAGACAAAAAATCAGAACGCAAGAAACTTCTTGAAAAAGGTACAATAAGTAGCAAAGGTTCTTTAACACGAACGAAAAAGAGTTCTAAGACGAGATCATTGCAAAAGAAAGGTATTTCTAGAAAGACTGTTTTAACGAAAAAGTCACATCTATCGGTGGTTCAGAAACTGGTAGATAAAAAGATTAAGATAAACAAGTTAATAAAGGACGAGGAAACATCAGTAAGCGAGGAAGACGAAACAGTGAAGAAAGCTAAGAAGAAAAGTGTTAATATATCTAAAGGTAAAGTCATGCAAGAGAAGAAACCAAAGTTAAGGAAGCATATGAAAGCTAAGTTGCCtttgaaaaatagtaaaataagcACTGCATTAAAAAAGGATGATAAGCTTAAAACATTGGTAGAGAAAGTTGTacctaaaaagaaaatagatacGAAAGAAACTGAGAAACCGTTGAATGAACAGAAGAAGGTTGTAGGTAAAGATGATTTGAAtgaggaaattaaattaaaggatATAAAAAGCGAAGTAGAAGAAAGTAAagatattgataaaaatggtaaagaaGAGCTGCTGTCCTCGAAATTATCAGACATTAAGAAAGCTGTAAAAAGTAATTCAAAGCTTggtaaaaaaatgaaaaagaaggTTGTTAAAGCACAAACTGAGAGCACCAATCAAACACTTTCTTCTTCTGAAGATACATCTTCCGAAGAATCGATTAAGCAGATCAAAGCTGGCGAGGATAGTCCAAGTGATAGTGTTACTTCTAAACAGGAACAAACTGATAGTGAAGATATAACAGAGACtaatttaaaacaagaaaCAGTTAATAGTGATAACTTAAGTGGCAATGCTTTGTCATCGGATTcagaaaatgaaagtaatgATGAAGCAAAGAAAGGCAAACAGAaagatattaagaaaaaagagagagccaGTTCACCTTCTGATGAACCTGTTCGGCGAATGAGATTATTTGGTTTCTGGAGTGGACCGAAAAGACACAGGGTGGCTTCTTTAAATGCATTGGCTAAAGTACATTGTTTATACGAAAATGAAACTGGCGGCGTGTACCTTGGCGGTTTTTGTAAACCAAAACCTGAAAAGGAGAAGCAGAAGAAAgcaaaggaagaaaaagaggaaccTGTTCGTAAGGAGATCGAAAAGAAAGTAGAAAGTAAAggagaagaaaatattccaaaaaggAAACTCCGAAATGTTCCAGGATTGCGTGGAAAGCACTGGGATATGATAGAGAgctcttcgtcgtcgtcttcttccGAGGATGATTGTGAACAGGAAAAAAGTGTggaatacactaagaaaaagACGATTaaacggagaaaaagaaatgaggAAGTAatggatttgaaagatatGGTTGTTCGTAAAAGAATGGCAAGTCTTAATGCTACCGCAATTTTGGCCGCTTCGTATTCAGATGAGAAAAATCGTTGCAGTAGCAGCAGCTCTGATTCCTCTAGCGAATCGGAAGtagagattattaaaaaacgaaagCAAAACGATTCCGATATTGACAAGCGAAAATCAAGGCAAAACTCAGACCAGGATGAAGTAATAAAACCATCCAACAaacttgttattgttaatcaaGATACAGATGTTACTATTACTG gTGTTTATGTTAATCAAACTCGATCTACGCATCACGAAGGGTTTTGTAGCATTGCTGGTATGCAGTATAGAATAAGTTCAACCAGTCACACTCAGACTGCAGCTACTGCAGTTGCTACAGAACTTCATGAGCAG CAAAAATTGGAACAACCTTGCAAATCATATACACCGTTAGGTGCATTATCATCAATGCAACCACCTGGTAGTCAAGGCAATCATCCAAATATGTCACCCAGAAGACATTCAGCATTCTCAGCTCCGCACCAACATG ggTATTATCAGCCGGCTGGTCCACTGATACAGCACCCACCAACTTTACCACCAATAAAAGGACCACCTCCAGAACCAACTCCTACACCTCCACAAAATTCTGAAGGCTCAGATGATTTGGTAGCAACTTCAACAACTTCTGGAGGAACTAGTAGTACag GAGGTGGATTCTATAGGGCATATTGTCCTCAATACTATGGCACACCACCACAATATGCAGATCTGTGTTATCCCTCAGCCTACTCTCATCCACATGCTCATCCACCGCCTTACTATAAATACGCACCAACTTATAGAAG GCAGTATTACGGATATCAGGAATCTAGTGGAGGTGGTGGTCCCGGAAGCGGTGCTACCGCAGGTGGTCCAGCGGTCGTCGACTATCAACCACCTCCGCCACCGCCTGGCGAGTATCCTTTACCTCCGTACTATGGAGCATATCCGCCACCTCCTCCACCGCCTCCACCCCCACCTAATCCAGCATATCTGCATTCTCAAGGAAGACCATTTTTAGATC aTGCAACCTTCCAGAGTTGTCCATGCCCGATGCAATCTTGTCCAAAAAACGTGGATACTGGGCCCCTTATTGGTAATGGTAAGGGAGCGCCAGTGGTATCGGGGACCGGTCTGTCATTGCCGCCCAGTGCTTTGGTAGGTCCGCCCTCGCCGGCGAGGGGGCTAGCCGGGCTAGCGCCGCCTCACGGTGCCAATGCCTGGGATACGGATCGCGTCCAACTTAACACTCATCGCAACCTGAATCAGAACCAACCTTCGGCCCCTCCTTCTCATAACTTAGTCGGTGGACATAATCGCACTCAAAACTCAGACTGCAAAGACAAG AATGAGAAGAATTCTATGGAGGATAAGTTGCAAAAGTGTGGGTGTCAGAAACGTGCCTGTACATCAACGTGTGAAgttaaaatggaaaatctTTCTCCTACCGAGAAATTATCGGTGACAACGTGTCCGAGTAACAAATTTCATACATTCAAGCTGGAAAATAACAATGTGAAGTGCGAGTCTTGTAGTGTAGAAATGGGTGATAACTTGACATGCGTCGCAAATTGTAACGTCAAATGCGAATCGGATTACAAATGCGATATAATGAAATGCGAGCAATGCATGAAAGAGGGACAGTTGGCCATTCTAGAAATCGACAAAGACTCGGGTATATTATTAGATGATAAATTGGATGCAGATCCCGATGTTAAAGAGGAGTTGAACGATGTTGTTGTGATTGAGAATGAGAATTGGAAGAAGCCAGATTACGAGCCAACGGTACAAGAAACCATCGAGGAACCGTCGGATAAAGAAGATATAGAGAAAACGGAAGCGGAAGAGCAACCCAAGTGTCAAAAGGTATCGAAGAGAAAATTGTCTTTAGATAGCTTGTCGGATagtagaaagaaaaggaaggtGAGCAAAAGGACTCTTTCTGTTGGTTCTTCCCAAGATTTGACTAACAGTGATTTTTCATCAAGAATTTCTATACCGATCTTATCTTTGATCAATCAGGTTGATACTAACAATGATGCATgcatttcaaagaaaaagCAACCGAAAAAAGATATTCAGAGTCAAAAGCGAAAACTGGATAGAGATTCTCCTTGCGAGAATTTAGCGAAAAAGTCAAAGACTTCAAAACAAAGTACAAGTAATAATATCCCGAATTGCTTTAAGCACACAGTCAGCGATAATTCTATCATGGAGACTATTAACAATGTTATACAGAAAAGTTTGCAAATGACGCAGAAGAAAGATCGCAAGAACAAGAATGTAGGAAAGCCCGAGAAGGCGAAGAAAGAAGGGAACCTGTTAATTACAGTGAAGAAGGTAGTTAGGAAAGTtgatatagtaaaaaatatagcatCACAGAAATTATCGAAAGTGATTTCAAAAAGCGGTCATTCTAAAAGTAAAACTGACACACGGATTAAATTAAAGGCGCACGATAAGAGTAAGGGCAAAGGGAAAAGTAAATCCAAAGTTCAAGAAACGAAAGCGAAGGATAACAGCAAAAAGCATGAGAGTACAacaaaatctaaattaaaaactgttaacGAGACCATTAAAAAGCCGGCCCTGATTAAGAAGAAGCGGAAAAGCACGAAGAAAGCATATGTAAAAAAGGCAACTACCAAAGTCGAAGAGTGCGTAgtaggaaatgaaaatttattgctaactaggaaaacatttttaaaacccAAGTGGAGTAATGGATGGAGTTGGGAAGGGGATCCGTTTGAAGCCAAAGTTTATTTAACG aacGAAGAATCAGCTATACGTCGATGTTACGCGAGTATGAAACACGAGAGTGGCGATGTTTTAAGACCTCGTGACTGTGTTTTATTAAAGAGCGGTCCACGAAAAGCCGATTTGCCGTTTGTAGCAAAAATTGCCGCGTTATGGGAAAATCCAGACGACg GCGAAATGATGTTTTCCTTGTTGTGGTACTATAGACCGGAACATACTGAGCAAGGTAGAACTCAATACGACACCGAGGACGAGGTGTTCGCTTCTCGGCATCGGGATGCAAACAGTGTTGCTTGTATAGAagataaatgttatattttgaCATTCAATGAATATTGTCG gTACCGTAAAAATTTACGAAGAATCGAGGAGGGATTAGAGAGTCCTGGCTTAATAGTTCCACCGGGGGATCAACTATATCCACGAGAGAATCGGCAACCACCGATACCAGTATCCTCGGATATGGTTCTGTTTTGTCGACGCGTCTACGATTACCGTGGCAAAAAACTTGTTAAGAATCCTGGATGA